One genomic window of Solanum dulcamara chromosome 10, daSolDulc1.2, whole genome shotgun sequence includes the following:
- the LOC129871646 gene encoding glucose-1-phosphate adenylyltransferase small subunit, chloroplastic/amyloplastic-like — MAASLGTLKPFLHSIINERIDNADPARSLSFALSDFSGDKLISPASLRSGRCISHSGAAIIVSPKAVSDFNNSQTCLDPDASRSVLGIILGGGVGIRLYPLTKKRAKPAVPLGANYRLIDIPVSNCINSTISKIYVLTQFNSASLNRHLSRAYASNIGGYKNEGFVEVLAAQQSPENPDWFQGTADAVRQYLWLFEEHNVLEFLILAGDHLYRMDYEKFILAHREADADITVAALPMDEKRASSFGLMKIDEEGRIIEFTEKPKGEQLKAMKVDTTILGLDDERAKEKPYIASMGIYVITKDVMLNLLQQKFPAANDFGSEVIPGATSIGMRVQAYLFDDYWEDIGTIEAFYNANLGITKKPVPDFSFYDRSAPIYTQPRYLPSSKMLDADITDSVIGEGCVIKSCKIHHSVIGLRSCISAGTIIKDTLLMGADYYETDADRMLLYAKGSVPIGIGKNCHIKRAIIDKNARIGDNVKIINIDNIQEAARESDGYFIKSGIVTVIKDAVIPSDTII, encoded by the exons ATGGCGGCATCTCTGGGAACATTGAAACCTTTTCTTCACTCTATAATCAATGAGAGAATCGATAATGCTGATCCTGCAAGAAGTCTCTCTTTCGCATTGTCAGATTTCTCCGGCGACAAATTGATCTCACCAGCGTCATTGCGTTCTGGACGATGCATTTCTCATAGCGGCGCTGCAATTATCGTGTCCCCTAAAGCTGTTTCTGACTTTAACAATTCACAGACATGTCTTGATCCTGATGCTAGCCGA AGTGTTTTGGGTATTATTCTTGGAGGTGGAGTTGGGATACGTCTGTATCCTCTAACCAAAAAGAGAGCAAAACCAGCTGTTCCACTTGGAGCAAATTATCGTCTGATTGATATTCCTGTGAGCAATTGTATTAACAGTACCATATCCAAGATCTATGTTCTCACACAGTTCAACTCTGCATCACTAAATCGCCATCTTTCTCGGGCTTATGCAAGTAACATAGGTGGTTACAAAAATGAAGGTTTTGTGGAAGTTCTTGCTGCTCAGCAAAGTCCAGAGAACCCCGATTGGTTCCAG GGAACTGCTGATGCTGTCAGGCAGTATTTATGGTTGTTTGAGGAGCATAATGTTCTGGAATTCCTAATACTTGCGGGAGATCATCTGTACAGAATGGATTATGAAAAGTTCATTCTAGCCCATAGAGAAGCGGATGCTGATATTACCGTTGCTGCACTACCAATGGATGAAAAACGTGCCTCTTCATTTGGTCTTATGAAGATTGATGAAGAAGGACGTATCATTGAATTTACAGAGAAACCAAAAGGAGAGCAGTTGAAAGCAATGAAG GTGGATACTACTATTTTAGGCCTTGATGACGAAAGAGCTAAAGAGAAGCCTTATATTGCAAGTATGGGTATATATGTCATTACCAAAGATGTGATGTTAAACCTCCTCCAGCAAAAATTTCCTGCAGCTAATGACTTTGGTAGTGAAGTAATTCCTGGTGCAACTTCCATTGGAATGCGA GTGCAAGCTTATTTATTTGATGACTACTGGGAGGATATTGGTACCATTGAAGCTTTCTACAATGCCAATTTGGGCATAACGAAAAAGCCAGTGCCAGATTTTAG CTTCTATGATCGTTCAGCTCCAATCTACACCCAACCTCGATACTTGCCTTCTTCAAAGATGCTTGATGCCGATATCACAGATAGTGTCATTGGTGAAGGTTGTGTCATCAAG AGCTGTAAAATTCACCATTCTGTGATTGGACTCAGATCATGCATTTCAGCGGGAACAATTATCAAAGACACACTTTTGATGGGAGCAGATTATTATGAG ACGGATGCTGACAGGATGCTTCTGTATGCAAAGGGTAGTGTTCCAATTGGCATCGGCAAGAACTGTCACATAAAGAGAGCTATTATCGACAAGAATGCTCGTATAGGGGACAATGTGAAG ATCATCAATATTGACAATATTCAAGAAGCAGCCAGGGAGTCAGATGGATACTTCATTAAGAGCGGAATTGTTACCGTTATCAAGGATGCAGTAATTCCCAGTGATACCATCATCTAA